The Pimelobacter simplex genomic sequence GCCCGCACCGAGGAGGAGCGCCGGGCCCGGACCGCGATCCACAACGGCACCGCCGTGCTGCGCCTGCTCGTCGAGACCGGCGGGGACGCGGACCAGCCGGCCGGGTTGCGCCAGCAGGCCGAGATCGAGCTGAGCCGGATGCGCGCGTACCTCACCGGCGACCCCCTCCCCGCCGCCGGTACGACGAGCCTGGCCGCCGTGGTCACCGCCTCGCGTGCGGAGTTCGACGACCTCCCGATCACCGTCGTCGCCCACCTGGCCGACGAGGTCGAGCTCGACCGCGCCGTCGCCGACGACCTGGCCGCCGCGCTGCGCAGCCTGCTGCTCAACGTCCGCCTGCACGCGGGCGCCCGCGAGGTGGTGCTCCACGCCGAGGAGCACGAGGACGGCGACGGCTGGGAGGTCAGCCTGCACGACGACGGGGTGGGCTTCGCGATCGACGAGGCGTCGTACGGTGTGGGGATCCGCGATGTCGTCGTCGGCCAGCTCGCCCGCTCGGGCGTGACGACCGCGGTCGACAGCGTGCCGGGCCTCGGCACCACCATCACCCTGACCCGGACCGAGGAGCCCGCATGACCGACCCCCGGTTCGCCCACGTCGACGACACCACCGCGCTGCGCGCCTCGCTCGGCCTGCTGCTGCCCGACCTGGACTTCGTCTCCGCGCACCCCAACGTCGAGGACCTGCTCGCGAAGCGGCCGGACGCCGACGTCGTCGTGCTCGACCTGCACCTCGCCACCGCCGGCCAGCCCGAGGCCACCCAGGGCCCCGAGGCGATCCGGGCGCTCGTCGCGGCCGGCTACCGGGTGTGCGTCTACACCCAGGAGCAGCGCCGCTTCGTGCTCGCCGCGTGCCTGGCCGCCGGGGCGACCGGCGTGGTGTCCAAGACCGAGACCCTGGAGGCCACCGCCGCGGCCTTCCGCGCGGTGGCCGACGGCGAGCTCGTCGTACCGCCGGCGATCGCGGGGCTGCTCGAGGTCCTGGTGCGCCGCGGCAGCCTCACCGTCCTCTCCCCGCGCCAGCGCCAGGTGCTCGCCGCCCGCGCGCGCGGCCTGACGTTCGCCGAGATGAGCCGCACGATGTACCTCGCGGAGTCGACGCTGCGCGGCTACTGGATCGACCTCAGCCGGATCGTCCAGGAGTACCTCCACGAGACCGCGGCCGGCGACATCGAGCGCGCGCTCGGCCTGGGCCCCGGCGACCTGCTCGGCTCGTGAGCCGGGCGGCTTCGGCCGCATGAGAGCCTGGGAGGCATGAAGCAGCTGGGCCAGCTCGAGGCGGTCGTCATGGGCCGGCTGTGGGACGACGCCCGCCCGCTCTCGGTCCGCGAGGTCGTCGACGACCTCCAGCGCACCCGCGCGATCGCCTACACGACGGTGATGACGGTCCTCGACAACCTGCACCGCAAGGGCCTGGTCGCGCGCGCCAAGGACGGCCGCGCCTACCGCTACACCGCCGCGCTGACCCGCGAGGAGCACACCGCCGCGCTGCTCGAGGACGTCCTCGCCCAGGCCCCCGACCGAGGTGCGACCCTGCTGCGCTTCGTCGGCCAGCTCTCCACCGACGACCAGGTCCGGCTGCGCGCCGCCCTCACCGACGCCGACGCCGAGGAGCGCTGAGCGCCGTGCTCGCCGTGCTCGCCCCGCTGTCCCTGCTCGCCTTCGCGGTCCTGGCCGCCACCGCCGGCCCCCGCCTGCTGCTGCGCGCCCACTGGGTCCAGCGCGCGCCGGGCTGGGGCGTGCTCGCCTGGCAGGGACTGGCCGGCTCCGTCGTCGTCGCGGTCGCGCTGCTCGGCGTCACGCTCGCCGTACCACTGCCGCCGGTCGCTGCCGGGCTCTCCTGGCTGACCGGGATCCCGACCACCACGGTGGTCGCCCACTACCTCACCCCGGCCGGCCCCGAGGTCGCCGCGCTCGCCGGCCTCGCCGTCCTCGCCCTGGCGGTCCGGCTGACCTGGCTCGCCACGACCGCGGTGCTCGGCACCGTCCGCGCCCGGCGCGACCAGCACGACGCGCTGCGCCTGCTCGGCCACGACCACGCCGACGGCTATGTCGTCCTCGACCACCCCGTACCGCTCGTCTACTGCCTGCCGGGCCTGCACCCGCGCATCGTGGTGACCACCGCGGCCCGCGACGCGCTGACGCCCCACGAGCTGACCCAGGTCCTGGCCCACGAGCGCCGGCACCTGGGCTCGCGCCACGACGTCGCGCTCACCGTGGCGGGCGTCCTGCGCCGGGCGTTCGCACCCGTCCCGCTGCTGCGCACGCTCCTCGCGACCGCCCAGGAGCAGGTCGCGGTCCTCGTCGAGATGCAGGCCGACGACGCCGCCCGCGACCCGCGCGGCCTGGCCCGCGCCCTGGTCGCGCTCGCCTGCGGCGCCCCGACTCCCGCACCCCACCCGGGCCTGGCCGCGGGCGATGTCGCCGCCCTGGCCCGGGTTCGCCGGCTCACCGGCGACGACGCCGGCTGGTCCCACCCGCGCAGCGCGGCGGTGGGCTCGGCGACGGCGGCCGTGCTCGCCGTACCGGTGGTGCTGGCGGCGGCGCCGCTGATCGAGATGGTCCTCAGCGGCTGCCGCGCGATGCTGACCTGAGCGGCTCGGCCGGCAGCGCGGCGGGAGTCGCGCCGGGCAGCTTGCTGCCTCCCGCGGCGACGGAGACGCGCTCGGCCAGTCCTGCTAGACCAGTGTTTTCCAGTAGTACCAGAACTGCTCGATGATCAGCACCAGCACGAGCAGCACCGCCAGGGTCAGCGCGAACAGGTGCCACTCCCGCAGCGTCCGTACGACGCGTGCCCCGGCGACCTTGGCGCCGAACAGCCCCGCGCCCGCGTTGCGCAGCGTGACGTACCAGAAGATCGGCAGCACGACGGCCCACACGACCATGCAGTAGGGGCACAGCGCGCCGATCCGGTAGAGGCTCTGGAACATCAGCCAGAGCACGAACCCGAGCCCGAGCGTGACGCCCACCTGGAGTCCGGCCCAGTACCAGCGCGCCAGCCGGGCGCCGGCCAGCAGCGCCGCCCCGGTCGCCACCACCACGGGGAACGCGGCGATGCCGATCAGCGGGTTCGGGAAGCCGAACACCTCGGCCTGGTCGGTGACCATCACCGAGCCGCAGTTGAGGATCGGGTTGAGGCTGCAGGACGGCGTGTAGCCGGCGTCCTTGAGGAGCTCGATCTTCTCGAGCAGCAGCACGAACGCCGCCACGAAGCCGAGCGCGCCGCCGCCGACGAGGAGCGCGCCGAGGCGCTTGTCGGTGCTCACTCGCCGAGGGCGTCGGTGAGCGCGCGCTCGAAGTCGGCGACCGACTCCGGCTGCAGCAGCTCGCCACCGAGGAAGAACGTCGGCGTCCCCTGCACGCCCAGCGCCAGCCCGTCGTCGACATCGCGCTGCACCCGGGCCGCGACCTCGTCGGAGGCGTAGTCCTCGTCGTACCGGGCGAGGTCGAGGCCGAGCTCCTCGGCGTAGCCGCGGAACAGGTCGTCGAGCGGCACCCGCTGCTCCCCCCACGAGGACTGGGTGTCGTACATCTTGCGGTACATCTCCTCGAACTTGCCCTGGCGCGCGGCCGACTCGACCGCCCGCGCGGCGCGCTCGGCGTTGAAGTGGCCGGGCAGCGGGAAGTAGCGCACGACGAAGCTCACCTTGTCGCCGTACCGCTCGCGGAGGTCCTCGACCACCGGGTACGCCGCGCCGCAGGCCTCGCACTCGAAGTCGAGGAACTCGACGAGCTCGACGTCGCTGCTCCCCCGCTCGCCCAGCACGCGGCTGTCGTCGCGCACGAGGCGGCTGTCCGTCGTACCGGTGCCGGAGGGGGTGTCGCCCCCCGGTCCGGCGTCGGCCGGGTCGTCCCTCCCGCCCACCACGAGCAGGACGGCCACCACGGCCACGAACACCGCGGCGACCAGCAGGGTGGCCTTGAGCTGAGGCTTCACGGGGGCTCCTCCGTCGCTATCTACTAAGGAGCATCGTAGATGGTGCGGGCAAGCCGCCACGGGACCAGCGGCGCCATCGTCACCGCGACCCGCTCGTCCTCGGGGAGCCCCGCGTTGGCGCGCAGCTCCTCCTCCATCGCGAGCAGCGCGGTCATCCCGTCGGGGAAGGGTCCGCTGTAGTGCGTGCTGTAGGCGGTGCGCAGCACGAGGACGTACGGCTCGTCGACCTGGGCGGTCAGCGACTCGACCACCATGTTGATCACGCGCCGGATCGCGGCGGGCGAGACGGGCGCACCCTCCGGCTCGTCGGGCGTCTCGGGGAGCATCGGCATGCCTGGGAGACACCGGCATCGCGCGCTGCTGACGCGACTTGGCGCGGTGTCGTCCGGATCACTCCGGCGCGGCAGGCCCCGGCCGCAGCGCTCCGGCCACGAAGAACTGGATGTTCCCGCACCGGCTGCACACCGCTGCCTCCGCGCGCTTGTTGAGCCCCGTGTTCGCCATCCGCGAGGTGATCAGCGTGACGCCGTTGCGGGTGAAGGTCGATCCGGCGCACGTCGGGCAGGCCAGCGCGATGCCTCCCTCGACCACGAGCTGCTCGGGCTGGGACGTCATCGCTTGCTCCTGTGCTTGGCTCCCCGGGTAGGAGTCGAACCTACGTCGCTTGTCCTGATTCAAAGTCAGGCGGGCCCTACCGGCAGACCAACCGGGGATCGCGGGCTACAGCCTAAGGGCCATCGCCCCGGCAACGGCGACCGGCCGGGCCTCGCGGCGGCGCCGGCGGAGGTCCTCCACCACGTCACCGCAGCAGGTCGCGCCCGATCACCATCCGCTGGATCTGGTTGGTCCCCTCGAAGATCTGGGTGACCTTCGCGTCTCGGAAGAGCCGCTCGACCGGGTACTCCCGCGTGTAGCCGTTGCCGCCGAACACCTGGATCGCGTCGGTCGTGACGCGCATGGCGGCGTCGCTGGCGGTGAGCTTGGCGATCGAGGCCTGGCGCGCGTAGGGGCGGCCGGCGTCCTTGAGCCGCGCCGCCATCAGGTACGACGCCCGCGCGCGCTCGACGTCCGCCGCCATGTCCGCGAGCAGGAACTGCATCCCCTGGAACTCGCCGATGGTGCGCCCGAACTGCTCGCGCTCCTTGGCGTAGGCGACCGCGTGCGCCAGGGCGGCCTGGGCGATGCCGGTGGCGACGGCGGCGATGCCGAGGCGGCCCGCGTCGAGGGCGGAGAGGGCGACGCGCATGCCGGCGCCCTCGTCGCCGATGAGCTGGGCGGCCGGGATCCGGGCGCCGTCGAAGAGCACCTGGGTGGTGACGTCGCAGTGCAGGCCCATCTTCTTCTCGGGTGCACCGAAGGACATCCCGGGGGTGCCGTCGGGGACGACGAACGCCGACAGGCCGCGCTTGGGGTCCTCGGAGGTGCGGGCGAAGAGGATGTAGTAGTCGGCGCAGGAGCCGTTGGAGATCCACGCCTTGGTGCCCTTGATGACGTAGCCGTCGCCGTCGCGGACCGCGGCGGTGCGGATGCCACTGACGTCGGAGCCGGCCTGGGGCTCGGAGAGGCAGTAGGCGCCGAGCCAGTCGCCGGACAGCATCCGCGGCAGCCAGGTCTCGCGCACGGTGGCGGAGGCATTGGCGGCGACGACGGTCGCGGTGAGGGCGTGCACGGAGACGCCGACGCCGACGCTGGGCCAGGCCGCGGCGATCTCCTCGACCACCTGGAGGTAGACCTCGTAGGGCTGTCCCCCGCCGCCGATCTCCTCGGCGAAGGGCAGGCTGAGCAGGCCCGACTGCCCCAGCAGGCGGTACGCCGCCTCGGGGAACTCCGCCTTCTCCTCGGCCTCGGCGACCCGCGGCGCGAGCTCCTTGGTCGCGATCTCACGGGCCAGGGCGAGGAGCTCCTCGGCCTCCTCGGTGGGCAGCAGGCGGTCGACAGTCGTTCCCATGCTGCCGACCCTAGTCCCGCGGGCACGGCGGACCACCCTCGTCGGAGGGTGCTTCAGTAGGTGAGCTCGACCCAGTCGTCGACGTCGTAGCGGCCGTTGGTCTGGAGCGTGATCGACTGGATGCCGACCGGGCGCTCGTCGCGGTAGGTGATGAGCGCGATGCTGGCCGGACGGCGCAGCTTGGTCCCGATCGCGATGGCGTACGCCGCCCCGCCCGTCGTCCCGACAGTGTAGGTGTAGCCGGTCTTGCCGTTCTCGCCCTCGACCGCGGTCGGCCCGCTCTGGACGTGGATATGGCCGCCGACGACCAGGTCGACGCAGCCCTTCTCCAGCGCCCCCGCGCCGAGCTTGGCGTCGTGGACCAGGATCGTGCCGGGGCGCTCGCCGTCGGCGTCGGCGGCGCAGGCCGCCTCGGTGACCCGGTCGGCGACCTCGGCGAAGCTCAGGCCCTTCTCGTCGCGCCAATTGCCCAGCCCGCTCGAGCGGGGGTCGTCGACGCCGAGGAGCCGCGAGCCGCCGGGGCCCTCGACCACCTCGTCGTCGAAGTACTTCCAGCCCAGCTTCTCCAGGTGGGCGCGGACGAAGCTGCCGTTGTCGTGGTTGCCGGCGACCGCCCAGCGGCCCTCGAAGTCATCGAAGGCGGCGGCGACGGAGTCGAGGGAGAAGGCCTCCCAGTGGCTGCCGGTCGAGGTGTCGTCACCGGCGTCGTAGACCGTGGTGGCCCCGGCGGTGTCGGCGATGGCGCGGGCGACCTTGTCCATGCCGACGTTGTCGTGCCGGTCGGAGACGAGGACGGT encodes the following:
- a CDS encoding DsbA family protein, with the translated sequence MKPQLKATLLVAAVFVAVVAVLLVVGGRDDPADAGPGGDTPSGTGTTDSRLVRDDSRVLGERGSSDVELVEFLDFECEACGAAYPVVEDLRERYGDKVSFVVRYFPLPGHFNAERAARAVESAARQGKFEEMYRKMYDTQSSWGEQRVPLDDLFRGYAEELGLDLARYDEDYASDEVAARVQRDVDDGLALGVQGTPTFFLGGELLQPESVADFERALTDALGE
- a CDS encoding acyl-CoA dehydrogenase family protein — translated: MGTTVDRLLPTEEAEELLALAREIATKELAPRVAEAEEKAEFPEAAYRLLGQSGLLSLPFAEEIGGGGQPYEVYLQVVEEIAAAWPSVGVGVSVHALTATVVAANASATVRETWLPRMLSGDWLGAYCLSEPQAGSDVSGIRTAAVRDGDGYVIKGTKAWISNGSCADYYILFARTSEDPKRGLSAFVVPDGTPGMSFGAPEKKMGLHCDVTTQVLFDGARIPAAQLIGDEGAGMRVALSALDAGRLGIAAVATGIAQAALAHAVAYAKEREQFGRTIGEFQGMQFLLADMAADVERARASYLMAARLKDAGRPYARQASIAKLTASDAAMRVTTDAIQVFGGNGYTREYPVERLFRDAKVTQIFEGTNQIQRMVIGRDLLR
- a CDS encoding M56 family metallopeptidase yields the protein MLAVLAPLSLLAFAVLAATAGPRLLLRAHWVQRAPGWGVLAWQGLAGSVVVAVALLGVTLAVPLPPVAAGLSWLTGIPTTTVVAHYLTPAGPEVAALAGLAVLALAVRLTWLATTAVLGTVRARRDQHDALRLLGHDHADGYVVLDHPVPLVYCLPGLHPRIVVTTAARDALTPHELTQVLAHERRHLGSRHDVALTVAGVLRRAFAPVPLLRTLLATAQEQVAVLVEMQADDAARDPRGLARALVALACGAPTPAPHPGLAAGDVAALARVRRLTGDDAGWSHPRSAAVGSATAAVLAVPVVLAAAPLIEMVLSGCRAMLT
- a CDS encoding BlaI/MecI/CopY family transcriptional regulator translates to MKQLGQLEAVVMGRLWDDARPLSVREVVDDLQRTRAIAYTTVMTVLDNLHRKGLVARAKDGRAYRYTAALTREEHTAALLEDVLAQAPDRGATLLRFVGQLSTDDQVRLRAALTDADAEER
- a CDS encoding vitamin K epoxide reductase family protein — translated: MSTDKRLGALLVGGGALGFVAAFVLLLEKIELLKDAGYTPSCSLNPILNCGSVMVTDQAEVFGFPNPLIGIAAFPVVVATGAALLAGARLARWYWAGLQVGVTLGLGFVLWLMFQSLYRIGALCPYCMVVWAVVLPIFWYVTLRNAGAGLFGAKVAGARVVRTLREWHLFALTLAVLLVLVLIIEQFWYYWKTLV